In Pirellulales bacterium, the following proteins share a genomic window:
- the ppc gene encoding phosphoenolpyruvate carboxylase → MSEALITQTELAVRFNLHKEPVPGDVLLDEPGLEFDTRMLDQVLDETILRLEGEEAFRLVDEIRTAGQQLRASPSVDAARALRDRLTTLDLRRLRTLTRAFSLYFDLINLTEQQARVRALRNRAEQNPGQPLPESVEMALCRLRDRGFATEKISALLGRALIRPVFTAHPSEARRRTILEKLDAIAGQLDRLEYCQLLARERAEALAAITAEVEACWFSDIVRNERPTVLDEIRHGLGLVSETLFATVPRVYRDVEEALERTFPDDKQAIPPLLRFGSWIGGDRDGNPHVTPEVTREAVRLHQETILKHYLGQVRELGRRLSHSRHFLEPGAELVASLAADEVLLPEARRPGDLEPYRQKCRYIVARLQRTLDNLKKNAPDWYGDAAPAAPGIYREPAELRADLTLIADDLQVSRVSHLAAGLVRDLTREVDVFGLHMLTLDVRQHATRHSRALDEIFNWAGVCPRYSKLTPNERFELLEGELSQNRPLVPVDLPFTPETREVVQTFRTIAAILEGQCSEAIDTYITSGTSEPGNMLEVLLLAREARLFRPADEISRLQIVPLLESLDPLRGAVPFVQRLLCQPVYRRHLELRGNIQEVMLGYSDSSKEAGFLQSCWSIYKAHRDLGELMRRTGVTIQIFHGRGGSVGRGGGPANQAILAQPRGAVNGRIRITEQGEMIADRYGRPAIADRHLEQLINAVLLASFPEEEQVDPSWDWAMERLAASASRHYRKLVYETPEFLTYFEHATPFGEISQLKIASRPAFRGTTRTIDQLRAIPWVFSWMQSRHTLPGWFGFGSAVGDFLLDHGGDVGQLMDMYRRWPLWRTLIDNTQMILAKADLTIARLYADLVPDQSLADDIYRRIETEFHATVDFVLKITGQQRLLDNVPVLQGSIDRRNPYVDPLSFIQLVLLKRLRAGEEPHGELLTACLESVNGIASGLKNTG, encoded by the coding sequence ATGTCGGAAGCCTTGATTACCCAAACGGAATTGGCGGTCCGGTTCAACCTGCACAAGGAGCCAGTCCCAGGCGACGTGCTGTTGGACGAACCGGGCCTGGAGTTTGACACGCGCATGCTTGATCAAGTGCTCGACGAAACGATTCTGCGGCTGGAGGGTGAGGAAGCCTTTCGGCTGGTGGACGAAATCCGCACCGCCGGCCAGCAATTGCGCGCCTCGCCTTCGGTCGACGCGGCGCGCGCGCTGCGCGATCGCTTGACGACGCTCGACTTGCGCCGTTTGCGCACTCTAACGCGAGCTTTCAGCCTGTATTTCGACCTCATCAATCTCACGGAGCAGCAGGCCCGCGTGCGCGCGCTTCGCAATCGGGCCGAACAGAATCCGGGGCAACCACTGCCCGAATCGGTGGAAATGGCGCTGTGCCGCCTGCGCGATCGAGGCTTTGCAACAGAAAAGATTTCGGCGCTTCTCGGTCGAGCCCTGATCCGCCCGGTGTTTACGGCGCATCCCAGTGAGGCCCGGCGACGCACCATCCTGGAAAAGCTCGACGCGATCGCCGGCCAGCTCGATCGTTTGGAGTATTGCCAATTACTCGCTCGCGAGCGTGCCGAGGCCCTCGCGGCAATTACGGCCGAGGTCGAGGCTTGCTGGTTCAGCGATATCGTGCGCAATGAGCGGCCCACCGTTCTCGACGAAATCCGCCATGGACTAGGCCTGGTCAGCGAGACGCTTTTCGCGACCGTGCCTCGCGTTTATCGCGACGTCGAAGAAGCGCTCGAGCGGACATTCCCCGATGACAAGCAAGCCATACCGCCGCTATTGCGGTTCGGCTCCTGGATTGGCGGCGATCGTGACGGTAATCCGCACGTTACTCCCGAAGTCACGCGCGAGGCCGTACGGCTGCACCAGGAAACGATTCTCAAGCATTACCTGGGACAGGTACGCGAGCTGGGCCGGCGGCTGAGCCATTCGCGGCATTTTCTCGAGCCCGGCGCCGAGCTGGTCGCCTCGCTTGCGGCTGACGAGGTGCTATTACCGGAGGCGCGACGGCCGGGAGATCTGGAGCCGTATCGGCAAAAGTGTCGCTACATCGTCGCCCGATTGCAGCGCACCCTTGACAACCTCAAGAAAAACGCGCCCGACTGGTACGGTGATGCGGCGCCGGCGGCTCCGGGCATCTATCGAGAGCCCGCCGAGTTGCGTGCCGACCTCACGCTGATTGCCGACGATCTGCAGGTGTCGCGCGTCTCGCACCTCGCTGCGGGCCTGGTCCGCGACCTGACACGGGAGGTCGACGTCTTCGGGCTGCACATGTTGACACTGGACGTCCGGCAGCACGCCACGCGACACAGTCGGGCTTTGGACGAGATTTTCAATTGGGCCGGCGTTTGCCCGCGCTACTCGAAGCTCACGCCGAATGAACGGTTCGAGCTCTTGGAAGGCGAGCTTTCACAGAACCGGCCGCTGGTTCCCGTCGATCTGCCGTTCACGCCCGAGACGCGCGAAGTCGTGCAAACCTTCCGCACCATTGCCGCTATCCTCGAAGGGCAGTGCAGCGAGGCCATCGACACCTACATCACCAGCGGCACGAGCGAGCCTGGCAACATGCTGGAAGTGTTGTTGCTCGCGCGCGAGGCGCGGCTGTTCCGGCCGGCCGACGAAATCAGTCGGCTACAGATCGTTCCACTTTTGGAATCGCTCGATCCGCTGCGCGGCGCGGTGCCATTCGTGCAGCGACTGCTCTGCCAGCCGGTCTATCGCCGTCATTTGGAGCTGCGCGGAAATATCCAGGAAGTGATGCTCGGTTACTCCGACTCGAGCAAGGAAGCCGGCTTCCTGCAGTCGTGCTGGTCGATCTACAAGGCTCACCGCGACCTGGGCGAGTTGATGCGCCGCACCGGCGTCACGATCCAGATTTTCCACGGCCGTGGCGGATCGGTCGGACGCGGCGGCGGCCCGGCCAACCAGGCGATCCTGGCCCAGCCGCGCGGCGCGGTGAACGGTCGGATTCGCATTACCGAACAGGGCGAAATGATCGCCGACCGCTATGGCCGGCCGGCAATCGCGGATCGGCACCTGGAACAATTGATAAACGCCGTCCTGCTCGCCAGCTTTCCCGAAGAAGAACAAGTCGATCCGAGTTGGGATTGGGCCATGGAGCGATTGGCCGCCAGTGCCTCGCGCCATTACCGCAAGCTGGTCTACGAAACGCCCGAGTTCCTCACCTACTTCGAGCACGCGACGCCATTTGGCGAGATCAGCCAGTTGAAGATCGCCTCGCGGCCGGCCTTCCGCGGTACGACGCGGACCATCGATCAATTGCGCGCTATCCCCTGGGTATTCAGTTGGATGCAAAGCCGGCACACGCTGCCTGGCTGGTTCGGCTTCGGTAGCGCCGTGGGTGACTTTCTGCTCGATCACGGCGGGGATGTCGGGCAACTGATGGACATGTATCGACGTTGGCCGCTGTGGCGAACGTTGATCGACAACACGCAGATGATCCTGGCCAAGGCCGATTTGACCATCGCCCGACTCTATGCTGACCTGGTTCCGGACCAGTCACTGGCCGACGACATTTATCGCCGCATCGAAACCGAATTTCACGCCACGGTCGACTTCGTGCTGAAGATCACCGGCCAGCAGCGCCTGTTGGATAATGTGCCGGTGCTGCAAGGATCGATCGATCGGCGCAATCCTTACGTCGACCCGCTGAGCTTCATTCAGTTGGTGCTGCTCAAACGCCTGCGCGCGGGCGAAGAACCGCACGGCGAACTGCTGACCGCGTGCCTGGAAAGCGTCAACGGCATCGCTTCCGGACTGAAGAATACAGGGTGA
- a CDS encoding 6-phosphofructokinase, protein MKRIGILTAGGDTPALNATIYGAVVRANQLKVEVLGFIKGFSSLFNPRVPHLRLNPLFTTIPELNPNYGGTIVGASRDYVDPRDRGTIEEIADRMKRLGVEGLICIGGDGTLSGMQVLSEFFPTVLAPKTIDNDLGLNYRHEPDEWQREPCEAAPGYRYVRAPSRIRFELDHIINYVTPGFATAVYVSAGGVQRIRTTAESHRRIAIVEVMGRHSGYLALGAAYGQPDMVLIPEIPLNVERVVERVIELYELQKNVVIVCAEGIVDEHGCELGAVHNSTDPAGNKILSGAAEALRQILIERMGDSYFTSKRRNESARAAIFTRKVGHTQRGGRPILFDSFYGTQLGGHALDLLLEGQVNGVAILQYDREKGFFVSGINGNDFRDRWGVIHARQAHASFYDPERLGLSRMGIDYMLPIFNNAIGLDDLEHVRQTMFRRSNLAEPYHSVNVDVNKRICYLD, encoded by the coding sequence ATGAAACGTATCGGCATCCTCACCGCCGGCGGCGATACTCCGGCCTTGAACGCCACGATCTATGGGGCCGTGGTCCGCGCGAACCAGTTGAAGGTCGAGGTCCTCGGTTTCATCAAGGGCTTCAGCAGTCTCTTCAATCCGCGCGTTCCACACCTTCGGCTCAACCCGCTGTTCACGACAATCCCCGAGTTGAACCCCAATTACGGGGGAACGATCGTTGGCGCATCGCGCGACTATGTCGACCCACGCGATCGCGGCACCATCGAAGAAATCGCCGACCGAATGAAGCGGCTCGGCGTCGAAGGGCTGATCTGCATTGGGGGCGACGGCACATTGAGCGGCATGCAGGTCCTGTCGGAATTCTTTCCCACGGTGCTCGCGCCCAAGACGATCGACAATGATTTGGGGCTCAACTATCGGCACGAGCCCGACGAATGGCAACGCGAGCCGTGTGAAGCTGCGCCCGGATATCGCTACGTGCGCGCTCCTTCGCGTATTCGCTTCGAGTTGGACCACATCATCAACTATGTGACCCCCGGTTTCGCCACGGCAGTATATGTCTCGGCCGGCGGCGTCCAGCGCATCCGCACCACGGCCGAGAGCCATCGGCGGATCGCCATCGTCGAGGTCATGGGCCGGCACTCCGGCTACCTGGCCCTGGGCGCCGCCTATGGGCAACCTGACATGGTGCTCATTCCCGAGATTCCGCTCAATGTTGAGCGTGTCGTCGAACGGGTCATTGAACTTTACGAACTGCAGAAAAACGTCGTCATCGTGTGCGCCGAGGGAATTGTCGACGAACACGGCTGCGAACTGGGCGCCGTACACAATTCGACCGATCCGGCCGGCAACAAAATTCTTTCCGGCGCGGCCGAAGCGCTGCGGCAGATATTGATTGAGCGGATGGGAGACAGCTATTTCACCAGCAAACGGCGCAACGAATCAGCCCGGGCCGCGATCTTTACCAGAAAAGTCGGCCACACGCAGCGTGGCGGCCGGCCGATCCTGTTCGACTCCTTCTACGGTACGCAGCTAGGTGGGCATGCCCTGGACTTGTTGCTCGAAGGGCAGGTCAACGGCGTGGCGATTCTGCAGTACGACCGCGAAAAGGGGTTTTTCGTCAGCGGCATCAACGGCAACGATTTCCGCGATCGCTGGGGCGTGATTCACGCCCGCCAGGCCCATGCTTCCTTTTACGACCCGGAACGACTGGGCCTGTCGCGCATGGGAATCGACTACATGCTGCCGATCTTCAACAACGCGATCGGCCTGGACGACTTGGAACACGTTCGCCAGACGATGTTCCGACGTAGCAATCTGGCCGAGCCCTACCACTCGGTCAACGTCGACGTCAACAAGCGCATCTGTTACCTCGACTAA
- the glgP gene encoding alpha-glucan family phosphorylase, with protein MSLLDHPAVDQTAAANLDPLAIPALSQLAPGVGDPAGTLSNVVRLIQEHFQTDVCSIYLIKPDRANLVLAATVGLRPESVGRVSMKLHEGLTGLAAEQLRPIVVDDAPRHPRFKYFAEAGEEPYRSFVGVPLLDQGVIQGVLVVQTREPRSFSREETSMMVVAANQVAPIVSEARTLEQFIAPAYERIWALARNLWWSWDPVAESLFRELDPVRWRELDHNPIALLSEISMEQLEERSRRHMLHSSLNYTYRRFQEYVKSDETWGAAHAGVLRARPVVYFSAEFGLHESLPIYSGGLGILAGDHFKSASDLGVPLVGMGLFYDQGYFRQHLTTEGWQSEDYLEVDVKKLPMELALGRDQRPITVTMETRTGQLYARVWRVTVGRNTLYLLDSDVDGNAPEDRDLTARLYGGDQRVRIRQELLLGVGGVRALEALGIVPGVLHLNEGHSAFACLEMVRQRMQREGIAFDEARRRVARQVVFTTHTPVPAGHDRFSDALIEEHLGPLRDGLGITFEDLMSQGRVNVHNPEEDFCMTVLALKNSRRANAVASLHGDVSRAMWQCLYPGRTEDEVPIDHITNGIHVPSWLAPQMRQLFDRHLGPDWIRRSSDPTLWDKIPSIDNGELWETHQVLKSELISFVRARAMRQAEQRGEPREVIQRLGRALSPDALTIGFARRFATYKRANLLFQDLEQIASLINDPQLPVQVIFAGKAHPRDVPGKEVLQEIARFARSPQFFGKIVFVENYDIDVGEHLVQGVDLWLNTPRRPLEASGTSGMKVVLNGGLNLSVLDGWWAEAYDGTNGFAVGTGDTHVLTDVHDRLDAGSLYRVLAEQVIPLFYDRDQDGLPLAWIKRMKAAIRTLGWRFNADRMVRDYVEKCYIPAAGGRSSGVR; from the coding sequence ATGAGCCTGCTCGATCATCCCGCCGTGGATCAAACGGCCGCGGCCAATCTAGACCCGCTCGCTATCCCCGCTCTTAGTCAACTTGCACCCGGCGTTGGCGATCCGGCGGGCACGCTGAGTAACGTCGTGCGGCTGATTCAGGAGCACTTTCAGACTGACGTTTGCTCGATTTACCTGATCAAGCCCGACCGGGCCAACCTGGTGCTCGCCGCCACCGTGGGCCTGCGGCCCGAGAGCGTGGGCCGAGTGTCGATGAAATTACACGAGGGGCTGACCGGGCTGGCGGCCGAGCAACTGCGGCCGATCGTCGTTGACGATGCGCCGCGCCACCCGAGATTCAAGTACTTCGCCGAGGCGGGCGAGGAGCCTTACCGTTCGTTCGTCGGGGTGCCGCTCTTGGACCAGGGGGTCATCCAAGGGGTGCTCGTGGTACAGACGCGCGAGCCGCGCAGTTTTTCGCGCGAGGAAACCTCGATGATGGTTGTGGCGGCCAACCAGGTCGCGCCGATCGTCAGCGAAGCGCGGACGCTCGAACAGTTTATCGCGCCGGCGTACGAGCGGATTTGGGCCTTGGCCCGTAACCTGTGGTGGAGCTGGGACCCGGTCGCCGAATCGCTCTTTCGCGAGCTCGACCCGGTACGATGGCGCGAGCTGGATCACAATCCGATCGCGCTATTGAGCGAGATCTCGATGGAGCAGCTCGAAGAGCGTTCGCGCCGGCACATGCTGCACAGCAGCCTGAACTATACCTATCGCCGTTTTCAGGAATACGTGAAGTCGGACGAAACGTGGGGCGCGGCCCATGCCGGCGTGTTGCGGGCGCGGCCGGTCGTCTATTTTTCCGCCGAGTTCGGTCTGCACGAGTCGCTGCCGATTTACTCCGGCGGCCTGGGCATCCTGGCTGGCGATCATTTCAAAAGTGCGAGCGACCTGGGCGTACCTTTGGTCGGCATGGGTTTGTTCTACGATCAGGGCTATTTCCGCCAGCACCTCACGACCGAAGGTTGGCAGAGCGAAGATTACTTGGAAGTCGACGTCAAAAAACTGCCCATGGAACTTGCGCTGGGTCGTGACCAACGTCCGATTACCGTGACCATGGAAACGCGCACCGGGCAGCTGTACGCACGCGTGTGGCGGGTCACGGTGGGGCGCAATACGTTGTACTTGCTCGATTCGGACGTCGACGGCAACGCGCCCGAGGATCGCGACCTGACCGCCCGTCTTTACGGTGGCGACCAGCGCGTACGGATTCGCCAGGAACTGTTGCTGGGTGTTGGCGGTGTGCGCGCCTTGGAAGCGCTGGGCATCGTGCCCGGCGTTTTGCACCTCAACGAGGGGCACAGTGCTTTCGCTTGTCTGGAAATGGTCCGCCAGCGCATGCAGCGCGAAGGGATCGCCTTCGACGAAGCTCGCCGCCGCGTCGCTCGGCAGGTGGTGTTTACTACGCACACACCGGTGCCGGCCGGGCATGACCGCTTTTCCGACGCGCTGATCGAAGAGCATCTTGGCCCGCTTCGCGACGGCTTGGGAATCACCTTCGAAGACCTGATGTCGCAAGGACGCGTTAACGTCCACAACCCGGAAGAAGATTTCTGCATGACGGTGCTAGCGCTCAAGAACTCGCGCCGCGCCAATGCCGTTGCTTCGCTGCACGGAGACGTCAGCCGGGCCATGTGGCAATGCCTCTATCCTGGCCGCACGGAAGACGAAGTCCCGATTGATCACATCACGAACGGTATCCACGTCCCCAGTTGGCTGGCGCCGCAGATGCGGCAACTGTTCGACCGGCACCTGGGGCCCGATTGGATCCGTCGCAGCAGCGATCCCACGCTGTGGGACAAGATCCCCTCGATCGACAATGGCGAGTTGTGGGAAACACACCAGGTGCTCAAGAGCGAGCTGATCAGCTTTGTTCGCGCGAGGGCCATGCGCCAGGCTGAGCAGCGCGGGGAGCCACGCGAGGTGATTCAGCGGCTCGGACGTGCGCTCAGTCCCGATGCGTTGACGATCGGCTTTGCCCGCCGTTTCGCCACTTACAAGCGGGCGAATCTGCTGTTCCAAGACTTGGAGCAGATCGCCTCGTTGATCAACGATCCGCAACTGCCCGTGCAAGTGATCTTCGCCGGCAAGGCGCATCCGCGTGATGTGCCGGGCAAGGAAGTGCTGCAAGAGATTGCCCGTTTTGCGAGATCGCCGCAGTTCTTCGGAAAGATCGTGTTCGTCGAGAACTACGACATCGACGTGGGCGAACACCTGGTGCAAGGCGTCGACCTGTGGCTCAATACGCCGCGCCGGCCGCTCGAGGCCTCGGGAACAAGCGGCATGAAAGTCGTTCTTAACGGTGGCTTGAATCTATCGGTACTCGATGGCTGGTGGGCCGAGGCCTACGACGGCACGAACGGTTTTGCCGTCGGCACGGGCGACACGCACGTGCTCACCGACGTACACGACCGCCTGGACGCCGGCTCGCTGTATCGAGTCTTGGCGGAGCAAGTGATTCCGCTGTTCTACGATCGCGATCAGGACGGCTTGCCGTTGGCGTGGATCAAACGCATGAAGGCGGCCATTCGCACACTTGGCTGGCGCTTCAATGCCGATCGCATGGTGCGCGATTACGTCGAGAAGTGCTACATCCCCGCGGCCGGCGGACGATCAAGTGGCGTGCGGTAA
- a CDS encoding choice-of-anchor A family protein has protein sequence MALAGPLALGPAGDFNIFVFGDDTQGNSDTEGRVAVGGNAFFSGSGWTIGSAISSSTTNLIVGGSLSNQFNTVTGSVLVNGNVTWPGPSIHGSLFVNGNANFGNSGGQINGTVDVVGTYTKPANGFPPNQSPPTVTPLPFNFAAVKTSLQGESTYLASLTPNGTTTVNFGALALTATGPTNSFYVFDVTGAQMAAAASHGLSITAPSGSTVVVNVDGTSDSMTSMGISLNGVDNQHVLYNFSQATSLTVNQIGIEGTILAPNANVNFAGGQINGSLIAQSVTGQGESHNHLFIGNLPTNPIPEPSTFVLAACGLAAFAGTRAYRARRLGS, from the coding sequence ATGGCCCTCGCTGGCCCTCTGGCGCTGGGTCCTGCCGGCGATTTCAACATCTTTGTGTTCGGTGACGACACTCAAGGTAATAGCGATACCGAGGGCCGCGTGGCCGTCGGCGGGAATGCCTTTTTCAGCGGCTCCGGCTGGACCATCGGTAGCGCAATTTCCAGCAGCACGACGAATCTGATCGTCGGCGGCAGCCTCTCGAACCAGTTCAACACGGTCACCGGTAGCGTGCTGGTAAACGGAAACGTCACGTGGCCCGGGCCGTCGATCCATGGCTCGCTCTTTGTGAACGGGAACGCCAACTTCGGCAACAGCGGTGGTCAAATCAACGGCACAGTCGACGTGGTAGGCACGTACACGAAGCCGGCGAACGGTTTCCCGCCCAATCAGAGTCCGCCCACCGTCACGCCGCTTCCTTTCAACTTTGCGGCGGTGAAGACCTCGTTACAGGGCGAATCGACTTACCTGGCCAGTCTCACGCCGAATGGCACGACGACGGTCAACTTTGGTGCCCTGGCGCTCACCGCGACCGGTCCGACGAACAGCTTTTATGTCTTCGACGTCACGGGCGCGCAGATGGCGGCAGCGGCAAGCCACGGACTGAGCATCACGGCTCCTTCTGGTTCGACGGTCGTTGTGAATGTCGACGGCACAAGCGATTCCATGACGAGCATGGGCATCTCGCTCAACGGCGTCGATAACCAGCACGTGCTGTACAACTTTTCGCAAGCGACCAGCTTGACCGTTAATCAGATTGGTATCGAAGGGACGATTCTGGCCCCCAATGCCAACGTGAATTTTGCCGGTGGCCAAATCAACGGCAGCTTGATCGCGCAGAGCGTTACCGGCCAGGGTGAGAGCCATAATCACCTGTTCATCGGCAACCTGCCGACGAACCCGATTCCCGAGCCCTCGACCTTCGTGCTGGCTGCGTGCGGCCTGGCGGCCTTCGCGGGCACGCGTGCGTATCGTGCGCGTCGCCTGGGCTCCTAA